Below is a window of Candidatus Binataceae bacterium DNA.
AGATCGGCCGAGTCTCGAACAGAGATGTTCGGCGAGCGGAAAGCGCCTGCGACGCCGGACATTAGTTTGTTTCGACAGCGAGCGCCAGCGATTGTGGCTGCCGCTGCAGGAAAGGGTCGCCATTGGAATACAGACTGTTGCTCCTCGCCCATATGATTAAGAACAACTGCGGATGCGTAACTCGGAGGAAATGTCCCTATGCATGACCGGAAAAACAAATGGTATGCAGCCGTGCTCTTGGTCTGCGCACTCGCAGGTCTGTCGATCGCAGGTACGGCCTGGGCTCAGGAAAAGAAGCCGAACATCCTCGTCATCATGGGTGACGACGTCGGTTGGTTCAACATTGGCGCCTACAACCAGGGAATCATGTCAGGCAAAACACCGAATCTCGACAAACTTGCCGCCCAAGGCATGAGGTTCACCGATTACTACGCCGAAGCTAGCTGTACTGCGGGGCGCGCCAATTTCATCACCGGCGAGTTGCCGCTCCGCACTGGATTGACGACCGTGGGCCAGGCCGGAGCAGACGTAGGATTGCCGGCTCAGGCTGTCACCCTCGCCACTGTCCTCAAAGCGCTGGGATACGAAACGGCTCAGTTCGGCAAGAACCATCTTGGCGATATGAACAAATACCTCCCATGCGTACATGGCTTTGACGAATACTTCGGCTATTTGTACCACCTCGACGCAATGTCGGATCCCTATTGGTTCGACTACCCGCAGAGCTGGATCGACAAGACCGGGCCACGCGACCTGGTGCACTGCTGGGCGACTGACACGGATGACGCCACCGTGCAGCCGCGCTGGGGCAAGATCGGAAAGCAGAAGATCGAAGATGAGGGTCCGCTTGCGCCGTTTCCGAACATGACTGATATCCAGAATTGGCAGCGTGGTCGCAAGGCGAAGTACGACATGGAGACCTTCGACGATGTGCTGGTGAAAAGCACGAACGGCTTCATGGACAAGGCTAAGAAGGACGGCAAGCCGTTTTTCATCTGGCACAACACTACACGCATGCATGTCTTTACCTACCTCCCGCCGAAGTACCAGGCGATTATGAACGCCGAGGACAACTACAATGTGGAAGAGGCCGGCATGGCGCAGATGGATGACAGTGTCGGCGAGCTCCTCAAACATCTCGAGGAGATAGGTGAGGCCGACAACACCATCGTGATCTTTACCACGGACAACGGCGCCGAAGTGTTCACCTGGCCCGACGGCGGCATGACGCCGTTTCGAGCGACCAAGGGCACCGTCTTTGAAGGTGGCTTCCGCGTGCCCGCGATTATTCGCTGGCCGGGCCACGTCAAGCCGGGCGCAGTCGAAAATGGCATTTTCTCCGGACTCGACTGGCTTCCCACTCTCGCTGATGCAGCCGGCAATCCTGACATCACCAACCAACTCCTGAAAGGAGTGACCCTGGCGGGCCGCACGTACAAGAATCACCTAGACGGCTATGACCAGATGGACGTGGTGACGGGCAAGGGACCATCCAAACGCCATGAAATCTTCTACTTCGGTGGCCCCCATCTCGGCGCCGTGCGGATCGATGATTTCAAGTTCCAGTTTTTCCAGCAGCCATATGGCTGGCCCGGGGAGAAGGTTACGACCGATATGCCCACCATCGTGAACATTCGCCAGGATCCGTTCGAGCGGACGCCGTCCATCCGCGGTGAAACTACCAACGCTATGGGTGGGGGATACATGAATGACTTTTACGCGCGCGAGTTCTGGCGGTTTGTGATGGTGCAGCAATACGTGGGCAAGCTGGCGATGACGGCCATCGACTATCCTCCGATGCAGGCGCCGGCGACTTTCAACCTTCAAGCGGTGAAAGAAAAAATCCAGGAGATGATGAAGGAGCACGAAGGTCAGTAGTTGAATACGCAACGCACGGGCGGCCTCTTCTGGACCGCCCGTTGCGTCCAGCGAAAAACGGATATTGTGGCTATCGGTTTAGGGGCGCTTCGAACCGTTGGAGCGGGTCGCAAGCGTTCACGCCGATTCCACGACCGATCCGTCCCGCTTCCCGCGACGCTTCCTATGATCGGAGCCGCGCGCGGCGGAGATCAAGACAAGCGAAGACGCGAAGCCCAGGCATTCGAGCTTGCGGGCACCTGGTACTGGTCTTTGCCAGGTCGGCTCGCCCGCATGGCGGCAAGGGTCTCGCTGACAAACTGATGAATCGTCACGATCACATTGTCGGCCGTGCAGTGCGGATAAGTATCGCCGACGTCGTGGCGGGTCTGCTCGACCAGCAGCGCCGGGACCTGGCATCCGAACCAGCACGCCAACTGATTGCTCGCTCCGAATATACCTTTGACGTCGTATTTTTTGCAGATCGCCGGGATCGTAGCCTGGGCATACGCGTCGAGCAGTTGCTGCGGAGTCAACGTGCGAGGATCAACCCTGCGAACCTTGACTCCGCCGCGCTCCAATTCCTCGAGCAGGCCCCGGACAACTTCGATTCCCCGATTGCGCTCGTCGCCGAAACGGAGCGCCGGATCCGAAGTCGAATAAAACGTGACTTCCGTCGGGAAAGGATGTTCCGCGAGCGTCCCCGACGCTCCGCTATCCAGCCCGTTTCCAGCCTGGTTTTGGCGCGAGCCCTCCCAGCCTCCCGTCCTATCGCCCTTGCTCATCCAAATACCCCTCCGGCCTCAACAGACGTGTGGCTTTAACGCGGCTCGATGAACCCCTCGGCTTCAGCGCACCGCTCGCACAAATAGCTTTCGCCAAAGAAGACGAGGTCGTGCTTGAGCCAACCCTCGAGCAGAGATCTCTCTATTTCTTTCCGGGCCAGCTTCGGCCGCTTCGGTCGCAGGATGACGGAACGTTCGCTTCGCTCCCGGCACAGTCTGCAAACGATCCTGGTCTCGGGACCGAATTTGGAGAGATCGTGACGCAGCACCACGAAATCCGCCGAGTTTGGCGGCGCCGAGCGCTCCGCCGTTGGCACTGGCGTTGGCGCTGGCGCGACCGGTGAGTTGCGCCTGAAAACCGAGTTGGACGGCGAATCTTGCGCGGAGACGGGAACCAAGCTGTTTCGGAGTTCGTCAAGACTTGGGATCGTCGTTCCCTGCTCCTTGTGAGCCGCTCCAGGTCCTTTCCCGGGACCAAAAATGTCACGGTTCATTGTCGCAGACCGTCCTTCGTTAGCGGCGGATGCTTAGTTCTCACTCTCGAGAGACTTTCCTCCAAGGCGTCAGTGAGCATGCCCCGTGCCATCGGGTTTTTGTTCGCTTACTCTTTCGCAGGCGCTCTGTGGCAGGCATAGCCTGAGGCGCTGTCGCAGCGATGCAACGGCGAACGTGTCCAGGAATCCGCCGGGGGATCGTACTTGGGCAAAACGGTCGCATTTCCGCCGCATCAGGCCGCCGTTGGGCGCTTTTTCCAGGGAGAACCTTCTCGGACTCCGTCGATGTCTTGCATCGAGGTGTGGCATGGGATAAAAGCCCACTTAATAGATAGGCTGAATTTTGCTTTCGCAGAAGTCCAAATACGCGCTGAGAGCGTTGCTCGTGCTGGCCAAGGAATATGGGCTGGGTCCGGTGCTGATCTCCGATATCGCCCGGCGCGAGTCCCTGCCGCACAAGTTTCTCGAGATCATCCTGCTGGAACTGCGCAACCACGGCATCCTCGCGAGCAAGAAGGGCAGAGGCGGCGGCTACTTTCTCACCCGGCGTCCTGAACAAGTGCATCTGGGCGAGGTTCTGCGCGTGCTGGAAGGGCCGTTGGCGCCCCTCCCATGCGTGAGCAAAACCGCCTACGCGCGATGCGCGGAATGCCCCGACGAGCGCACCTGCGGCATCAGGATGGTCATGAAAGATGTGCGCGATGCGACTGCGCGGATTCTCGACCAGACCAGCCTGGCCGACATTCTAAAGCGCGTTGAACTGGCCGTT
It encodes the following:
- a CDS encoding arylsulfatase translates to MHDRKNKWYAAVLLVCALAGLSIAGTAWAQEKKPNILVIMGDDVGWFNIGAYNQGIMSGKTPNLDKLAAQGMRFTDYYAEASCTAGRANFITGELPLRTGLTTVGQAGADVGLPAQAVTLATVLKALGYETAQFGKNHLGDMNKYLPCVHGFDEYFGYLYHLDAMSDPYWFDYPQSWIDKTGPRDLVHCWATDTDDATVQPRWGKIGKQKIEDEGPLAPFPNMTDIQNWQRGRKAKYDMETFDDVLVKSTNGFMDKAKKDGKPFFIWHNTTRMHVFTYLPPKYQAIMNAEDNYNVEEAGMAQMDDSVGELLKHLEEIGEADNTIVIFTTDNGAEVFTWPDGGMTPFRATKGTVFEGGFRVPAIIRWPGHVKPGAVENGIFSGLDWLPTLADAAGNPDITNQLLKGVTLAGRTYKNHLDGYDQMDVVTGKGPSKRHEIFYFGGPHLGAVRIDDFKFQFFQQPYGWPGEKVTTDMPTIVNIRQDPFERTPSIRGETTNAMGGGYMNDFYAREFWRFVMVQQYVGKLAMTAIDYPPMQAPATFNLQAVKEKIQEMMKEHEGQ
- a CDS encoding Rrf2 family transcriptional regulator, with translation MLSQKSKYALRALLVLAKEYGLGPVLISDIARRESLPHKFLEIILLELRNHGILASKKGRGGGYFLTRRPEQVHLGEVLRVLEGPLAPLPCVSKTAYARCAECPDERTCGIRMVMKDVRDATARILDQTSLADILKRVELAVEGKAALNYAI